The genomic stretch AGAGAGAAGAAGCATGGCAGTAGATACCCCAGCCAGTGCTGGAGACAATGGGGCTGATGCTGCACCTGCGACACCATACGATCATTCACCCACGCAATCCTCCCATTTTCTCACCATGTATGTACGTCTACATTTACTACTACTTACCTAAGAAAACTTACAACGTTCTCTTATTAGCCTCGAAACACTatacttaaatattataaGCCGTTTATCACCCCGTCGTAATTTGTATTCGGAAGACACGCgaaaatcataattaaaaactattttgttGCGTAAAGGTGTGGGCTATAGATGTATCAATAGATATAGATATaggtatgtataattaaacaGATCAACTACAACGAGTTATTAACAGTATGacattcttttataaattatttcatattttctgaTAAAATTGCTGGTGTGATAATAAACAACTTTCTGCTGCatatattgatataatttctaaCATTATTATGTCTTTACACAATGTGTGGATATGCATTCATTTGCACTTATGTAAGATATCAAGaaggaatttaattacatattttcatagttttattaatttatgtaatttaaaatgtattttataatatttaaaattaattttatcgttatacTGCACATCTTTTCATTTctaattgcgaaaaaaaagaagaaagtacaACGATAATCGCATTTAAGTGACTAAAAAGGCGTACGTTATTGAACTTGATCAAGTTCTATTAAATTGATCTATTCGTGCTGCTTATATAAATGAGTTTTCAATGCTGTTATTATCTGCATCGTGGAAATGAATGAAAAATTAGCGACACTGTTAAAGGATCGTTTTGAAAGGTATTATAATACACAGAAACAATACACCTGAAAATTTTTGTAGAATATATCTATTGAACAATCCATAGGAGATTACACTGAATAATAGAGTAGAATATAGTTTAcgtatagagagagagagagagagagagagagagaggggggtaagagaaagagagagagaaagagagagagagagaaagagatgatGTAAGTCGTAATAGAAGCAAAGTAAAACACCGAGTCACATCGCTTTTCGAAATGCTTGCTTCTGTTAATACACGTTACATTCTAATGTTAGCGAAACTTACAGTTCTCCTCGTCCGACGAATCATTTGGCCCGCAATTATCAATGTTATTGCACCGTAGCGATTCGTCGATGCAGTATCTACTTTTGGCGCATAGAAAGTGATTCTCGCAGTCTGTGTCCATGCCCACTTCGGTCCATACCGCTCGAAAACCACTTTGTCCTACCGCTTTATCAGCCGATATAAAActgtaaatatatatcgtaaaaattacatttaaaaggATGTCTTTCTGAAAGTCTAGCAGTAATATCAAGCATAAACAAACCTGAGTCGCATATTATTATCTTCCGATAGGTAATTCCAATTGTCGTCGAGATTTTTAACACCACAAAACTCGCGCGAAGCAGACGTTAACGAATCCCACATACGTAATACAGCTGCGGGACAACCTCgtgctgaaaatagttaaaaaaaattaatgtaatcgATACGTTGTAAAAATGATTTGTGTTATCAATTGCAATAAATTGTATCACCTAATTGATCTCCTTCTACAGAGAAGAGTtcgaaatttaaaagtatCTTCTGATTTGGCCGAACTCTTATAAACCAGTTGCAAGTTTTAGTAGCTAAATTTTTTGCCGGGCCATCATATTTGTTCGGAAAATTCGGGCTGGTTATTATACCGTAATTTACACTACTAATATTTGTTCCACAATCTAGAGAGTAATCATGAgattaatatatgcatattgCATGCAAGCAATAAATGTGCATATAActttgttacaaaattaaaattctcataaaatgcaattatacatataatgcaaaatatttttattttttaaaaaatttaatttacaaactAATAATTTGACTTACGTATGAAAGactattaaattcttttcttttacgagaGCAGGAAAGTTTCTAGACGTACCTCCAAAAATAGGTTTAGCGATCTCAAAAGTGTAACGCGCTTTAAAGCCACTGTAGACAAGCTCGGAATCAGAGTGTAAGATTACTTTTAAGCCAAGAGCACCGAGATTAGATTCGACCGGGCCCGGCGCGGTCCCGCCGCAATACCTTCCTACCAATTTCTCCGTATCATCTCGATACATATTGTAAATCTCCAGCCAATCGTCTTGGCACGCTTCGTATCTGAAAAGTAtcaaatacaattttacaatACGAATTAACAAAACGTAACGGCACAAAAGGCATGATTATAATTTACTTACCCATAATGTCCGACTGTCACATTAACGTTTTTCGTACGAACTTTAAAGTGATCGAAGATCAAAGAAACCTGCTCGTTTGGCGTcgctaaaaagaaatacgtacaattcGTGTCGCTCGGATAATTGCTGGGATACCGAGGTGAATTAAATTCACCGCGTTTACGGGAAGAACTACGATAAGTGAAGGTGCAGCTGCCGTCGGGCGCCGCGGTACCCGGTATCTTGTATTCCGTTTCAAAAATGTATCTATCGacgatgtaaaaataaatattacatcaGCCATAAATATAACGCCATAAATATAACGccataaatattacataaaatgtaGGTATGTAATGAGGTTGGATATGCGCTTACCTAGCTTTAAAACCCTGTGCCTGTAGTTCTCCGCTACTAAACACCATCACCAGTCTCGGACCATCGCTAACTACATGGCTCGGATTGCTCCTGTTACCACACATCTCATAATCGAATTTATCATAAGAGTCCGTCGCTTCTTGGCCTTTCAAATACAATTTCAGATAGCCATCGGTACACGTTGTCCTGGaaagtaaaaaagatattCGCAGATAACACTCGCGTATCGTGACCCTGGGAATATCTGGTGAATGTATTTCATACTTACTCTCCTTTAGGTATCTGTATTGTAAATACTAAAAATTCCAATCGCACGCGTTCCAGATGTTGCGAATCCTGCATACCATAGATAAAATAACGGCAGACAACCTTTGGTATATAAGGATATGGAAAATTCGGACTAACTACGTGTCCTGACGTTTCCTTTTTGCTAAGGATTTTTTGATCGCATTCGGAACCACGGATATGCTCGCCTTGATACTCCTTAATAAAATCTATGTAATGATAAAAGATGAGACGAGGGTGTCGAGCAATAAAAGTGTTTAATTTCGCAAATAAGAGTATTACCCAGGCTGACGAAACTTTCCGAAAACTCAAATATGCCTTTAAATCCTCGGTTTTGAGTATTCGCCGTACGCTTCAATGTGGAAAATAGCACGTACAAGCTATTCTCCGAGGAATATAACACTAAATTTCGTTGCTGACCGCAGTACGTGCCGATAACGGCAGACGAATTGTCAAGACCGTCGTACACTTTCACGTAATCCAACGGGCAACTATGAAACAATTGcaactttttcttaatttgaCGTTATTAAGTCATATTACCATACCGTAGACAAGGCCatagataaataatatcaatagatttgtaaatttaaaatgtataaagaatatatttgGCTCGGAAGATATACGTACTGTGGCCCACCAAAGAACAAATCAAAGTCACGAAATTCCAACCGTATACGTTGTCCACTCTGCCCGATAAATTGATAGGTGCAAACGAGATCTTTCGGATAAGTGCCGGGATAAGTGGGAGACAATATATTTCCGGTGCGCTTAGTTTCCGCATGTATCGTAAAAGAGCACGGGGTACTTGGCTCCGGGGTGCCAACCTCATATTCGGCTGcggataaattatattattagagctgcatatatttttaaaaagttaatattcaaaatacaTTTAGGACGATCATAAGggtcttaaaattaatacttgtaGAATAAAAACTTACAGGCGTTAAGAAATCTGTAAATACCACCGAATACGTGCGGCAACGTGATATTCTTGTCGGTGAAAAAACTGAGAGCAATTCCTTGGTACAGAGAGACCCGTCTACGTGGAGGAATTGGTCCGCAGAATCGTCCACCAAAAGGTGTCTCTATTAACTTGGTCGTGTTCTCCGATCGTATCTCCGAATATATATCCATATATTCGTGAACGCAGCTAAAAACAATACGTTGCacgttacattttttctaCACGTCAGATTTTGCCTGTAGGTATCTCTAAACAGCTCGTTACGGTAATTTAACACAgcattttacaaatttatcaatACTCACGCAGGTAGTTCTCCCACAGCAGATCCACTACGTATCCGGAAACGTACGTGTGCAAAAGAgttatgtatgtatgtatctATGATATATcgacaagaatatttttttatgcgagTATTTAGTAATATTACTATCTACTATAAcattgagagagagagatttgcCCAGGGTTTTcattagatattaaaatgtagGGTAATTTGGAGCGAGCTGGAATAAAAACCAAGACTCACTCTGGCGGTTTACCCCGAAGACCAAACGAGgtgaaaatcaactcgaccCGCTGACGCGGCCCCGCGAGAAATGTATACACGCACTGTCGCGGTTCTTCTTCAGGGTTGATCAACGTCGGCGCGTGAAACGTTCCGTTTAGCGGTCCGTCAAGAGTGCTCACGAATTTTTGGTCGCACCCTGTAAATTACACAGACAGAATTCACGTGAGCTGACGATTACGACGTAGAAGAGCTCTCGCCCGTCGAAACCAATAATCATTTGCTACTGACAGATGCcgcagagaagaaaaagaaaaaaaaaaaaaatagaaagaaaagggtGGAGGAGGACGTACTTGGTGTTCTGGCAGTAGGGAGCCCTcccggtggtggtggtggtggtggtggcaGTGATGGAACGTAGTCTCGAAGTGGTGCATCAATTACCTCGCGGGCTGAATTGAGGGAGGGTGTGCGCGTGATGATTCAAGGATCCCGCGACAATATCCCACCGCC from Cardiocondyla obscurior isolate alpha-2009 linkage group LG12, Cobs3.1, whole genome shotgun sequence encodes the following:
- the LOC139107108 gene encoding cubilin isoform X3; the protein is MASVLWHVSGDHFLSPIFVLLFLLCPHNSAAREVIDAPLRDYVPSLPPPPPPPPGGLPTARTPRCDQKFVSTLDGPLNGTFHAPTLINPEEEPRQCVYTFLAGPRQRVELIFTSFGLRGKPPDGSAVGELPACVHEYMDIYSEIRSENTTKLIETPFGGRFCGPIPPRRRVSLYQGIALSFFTDKNITLPHVFGGIYRFLNASEYEVGTPEPSTPCSFTIHAETKRTGNILSPTYPGTYPKDLVCTYQFIGQSGQRIRLEFRDFDLFFGGPHCPLDYVKVYDGLDNSSAVIGTYCGQQRNLVLYSSENSLYVLFSTLKRTANTQNRGFKGIFEFSESFVSLDFIKEYQGEHIRGSECDQKILSKKETSGHVVSPNFPYPYIPKVVCRYFIYGMQDSQHLERVRLEFLVFTIQIPKGETTCTDGYLKLYLKGQEATDSYDKFDYEMCGNRSNPSHVVSDGPRLVMVFSSGELQAQGFKARYIFETEYKIPGTAAPDGSCTFTYRSSSRKRGEFNSPRYPSNYPSDTNCTYFFLATPNEQVSLIFDHFKVRTKNVNVTVGHYGYEACQDDWLEIYNMYRDDTEKLVGRYCGGTAPGPVESNLGALGLKVILHSDSELVYSGFKARYTFEIAKPIFGDCGTNISSVNYGIITSPNFPNKYDGPAKNLATKTCNWFIRVRPNQKILLNFELFSVEGDQLARGCPAAVLRMWDSLTSASREFCGVKNLDDNWNYLSEDNNMRLSFISADKAVGQSGFRAVWTEVGMDTDCENHFLCAKSRYCIDESLRCNNIDNCGPNDSSDEENCIAAVPADSYKMPIVYAVGSILVILMLCLICHRRLRRRHSMPINDLSPRIIDDQRHCYHHHELLHHQHQNHASTHSFNQYQLEQPSPPSESDEDEEEEPELELELELEPDLDQDPESPDRV
- the LOC139107108 gene encoding cubilin isoform X1 — protein: MLADDLLDQFASFFLCSGQPLTRYGCNMASVLWHVSGDHFLSPIFVLLFLLCPHNSAAREVIDAPLRDYVPSLPPPPPPPPGGLPTARTPRCDQKFVSTLDGPLNGTFHAPTLINPEEEPRQCVYTFLAGPRQRVELIFTSFGLRGKPPDGSAVGELPACVHEYMDIYSEIRSENTTKLIETPFGGRFCGPIPPRRRVSLYQGIALSFFTDKNITLPHVFGGIYRFLNASEYEVGTPEPSTPCSFTIHAETKRTGNILSPTYPGTYPKDLVCTYQFIGQSGQRIRLEFRDFDLFFGGPHCPLDYVKVYDGLDNSSAVIGTYCGQQRNLVLYSSENSLYVLFSTLKRTANTQNRGFKGIFEFSESFVSLDFIKEYQGEHIRGSECDQKILSKKETSGHVVSPNFPYPYIPKVVCRYFIYGMQDSQHLERVRLEFLVFTIQIPKGETTCTDGYLKLYLKGQEATDSYDKFDYEMCGNRSNPSHVVSDGPRLVMVFSSGELQAQGFKARYIFETEYKIPGTAAPDGSCTFTYRSSSRKRGEFNSPRYPSNYPSDTNCTYFFLATPNEQVSLIFDHFKVRTKNVNVTVGHYGYEACQDDWLEIYNMYRDDTEKLVGRYCGGTAPGPVESNLGALGLKVILHSDSELVYSGFKARYTFEIAKPIFGDCGTNISSVNYGIITSPNFPNKYDGPAKNLATKTCNWFIRVRPNQKILLNFELFSVEGDQLARGCPAAVLRMWDSLTSASREFCGVKNLDDNWNYLSEDNNMRLSFISADKAVGQSGFRAVWTEVGMDTDCENHFLCAKSRYCIDESLRCNNIDNCGPNDSSDEENCIAAVPADSYKMPIVYAVGSILVILMLCLICHRRLRRRHSMPINDLSPRIIDDQRHCYHHHELLHHQHQNHASTHSFNQYQLEQPSPPSESDEDEEEEPELELELELEPDLDQDPESPDRV
- the LOC139107108 gene encoding cubilin isoform X2, encoding MTGIKHILGIFSGCNMASVLWHVSGDHFLSPIFVLLFLLCPHNSAAREVIDAPLRDYVPSLPPPPPPPPGGLPTARTPRCDQKFVSTLDGPLNGTFHAPTLINPEEEPRQCVYTFLAGPRQRVELIFTSFGLRGKPPDGSAVGELPACVHEYMDIYSEIRSENTTKLIETPFGGRFCGPIPPRRRVSLYQGIALSFFTDKNITLPHVFGGIYRFLNASEYEVGTPEPSTPCSFTIHAETKRTGNILSPTYPGTYPKDLVCTYQFIGQSGQRIRLEFRDFDLFFGGPHCPLDYVKVYDGLDNSSAVIGTYCGQQRNLVLYSSENSLYVLFSTLKRTANTQNRGFKGIFEFSESFVSLDFIKEYQGEHIRGSECDQKILSKKETSGHVVSPNFPYPYIPKVVCRYFIYGMQDSQHLERVRLEFLVFTIQIPKGETTCTDGYLKLYLKGQEATDSYDKFDYEMCGNRSNPSHVVSDGPRLVMVFSSGELQAQGFKARYIFETEYKIPGTAAPDGSCTFTYRSSSRKRGEFNSPRYPSNYPSDTNCTYFFLATPNEQVSLIFDHFKVRTKNVNVTVGHYGYEACQDDWLEIYNMYRDDTEKLVGRYCGGTAPGPVESNLGALGLKVILHSDSELVYSGFKARYTFEIAKPIFGDCGTNISSVNYGIITSPNFPNKYDGPAKNLATKTCNWFIRVRPNQKILLNFELFSVEGDQLARGCPAAVLRMWDSLTSASREFCGVKNLDDNWNYLSEDNNMRLSFISADKAVGQSGFRAVWTEVGMDTDCENHFLCAKSRYCIDESLRCNNIDNCGPNDSSDEENCIAAVPADSYKMPIVYAVGSILVILMLCLICHRRLRRRHSMPINDLSPRIIDDQRHCYHHHELLHHQHQNHASTHSFNQYQLEQPSPPSESDEDEEEEPELELELELEPDLDQDPESPDRV
- the LOC139107108 gene encoding cubilin isoform X5; protein product: MLADDLLDQFASFFLCSGQPLTRYGCNMASVLWHVSGDHFLSPIFVLLFLLCPHNSAAREVIDAPLRDYVPSLPPPPPPPPGGLPTARTPRCDQKFVSTLDGPLNGTFHAPTLINPEEEPRQCVYTFLAGPRQRVELIFTSFGLRGKPPDGSAVGELPACVHEYMDIYSEIRSENTTKLIETPFGGRFCGPIPPRRRVSLYQGIALSFFTDKNITLPHVFGGIYRFLNASEYEVGTPEPSTPCSFTIHAETKRTGNILSPTYPGTYPKDLVCTYQFIGQSGQRIRLEFRDFDLFFGGPHCPLDYVKVYDGLDNSSAVIGTYCGQQRNLVLYSSENSLYVLFSTLKRTANTQNRGFKGIFEFSESFVSLDFIKEYQGEHIRGSECDQKILSKKETSGHVVSPNFPYPYIPKVVCRYFIYGMQDSQHLERVRLEFLVFTIQIPKGETTCTDGYLKLYLKGQEATDSYDKFDYEMCGNRSNPSHVVSDGPRLVMVFSSGELQAQGFKARYIFETEYKIPGTAAPDGSCTFTYRSSSRKRGEFNSPRYPSNYPSDTNCTYFFLATPNEQVSLIFDHFKVRTKNVNVTVGHYGYEACQDDWLEIYNMYRDDTEKLVGRYCGGTAPGPVESNLGALGLKVILHSDSELVYSGFKARYTFEIAKPIFGDCGTNISSVNYGIITSPNFPNKYDGPAKNLATKTCNWFIRVRPNQKILLNFELFSVEGDQLARGCPAAVLRMWDSLTSASREFCGVKNLDDNWNYLSEDNNMRLSFISADKAVGQSGFRAVWTEVGMDTDCENHFLCAKSRYCIDESLRCNNIDNCGPNDSSDEENCAASAPLSPALAGVSTAMLLLSLCFVFVAI
- the LOC139107108 gene encoding cubilin isoform X4, which produces MLADDLLDQFASFFLCSGQPLTRYGCNMASVLWHVSGDHFLSPIFVLLFLLCPHNSAGCDQKFVSTLDGPLNGTFHAPTLINPEEEPRQCVYTFLAGPRQRVELIFTSFGLRGKPPDGSAVGELPACVHEYMDIYSEIRSENTTKLIETPFGGRFCGPIPPRRRVSLYQGIALSFFTDKNITLPHVFGGIYRFLNASEYEVGTPEPSTPCSFTIHAETKRTGNILSPTYPGTYPKDLVCTYQFIGQSGQRIRLEFRDFDLFFGGPHCPLDYVKVYDGLDNSSAVIGTYCGQQRNLVLYSSENSLYVLFSTLKRTANTQNRGFKGIFEFSESFVSLDFIKEYQGEHIRGSECDQKILSKKETSGHVVSPNFPYPYIPKVVCRYFIYGMQDSQHLERVRLEFLVFTIQIPKGETTCTDGYLKLYLKGQEATDSYDKFDYEMCGNRSNPSHVVSDGPRLVMVFSSGELQAQGFKARYIFETEYKIPGTAAPDGSCTFTYRSSSRKRGEFNSPRYPSNYPSDTNCTYFFLATPNEQVSLIFDHFKVRTKNVNVTVGHYGYEACQDDWLEIYNMYRDDTEKLVGRYCGGTAPGPVESNLGALGLKVILHSDSELVYSGFKARYTFEIAKPIFGDCGTNISSVNYGIITSPNFPNKYDGPAKNLATKTCNWFIRVRPNQKILLNFELFSVEGDQLARGCPAAVLRMWDSLTSASREFCGVKNLDDNWNYLSEDNNMRLSFISADKAVGQSGFRAVWTEVGMDTDCENHFLCAKSRYCIDESLRCNNIDNCGPNDSSDEENCIAAVPADSYKMPIVYAVGSILVILMLCLICHRRLRRRHSMPINDLSPRIIDDQRHCYHHHELLHHQHQNHASTHSFNQYQLEQPSPPSESDEDEEEEPELELELELEPDLDQDPESPDRV